Proteins from one Carcharodon carcharias isolate sCarCar2 chromosome 19, sCarCar2.pri, whole genome shotgun sequence genomic window:
- the LOC121291379 gene encoding histone H2B 7-like, which yields MPTAAVSTSATAVGAKGSLSKKGSKKTAMKMSRKGDRKHRRSRKESYSIYIYKVLKQVHPDTGISSKAMSVINSLVSDIFERVAGEASRLVHYTRRQTISSREIQSAVRLLLPGELAKHAVSEGTKAVTKYTSSK from the coding sequence ATGCCGACCGCCGCCGTCTCCACCAGCGCCACGGCCGTCGGCGCCAAGGGCTCCCTCTCCAAGAAAGGCTCGAAGAAAACGGCGATGAAAATGTCCAGGAAGGGCGACAGGAAGCACAGGCGGAGCAGGAAGGAGAGCTACAGCATCTACATCTACAAGGTGCTGAAGCAGGTCCACCCGGACACCGGCATttcctccaaggccatgagtgtcATCAACTCGCTCGTCAGCGACATCTTCGAGCGGGTGGCCGGCGAGGCTTCCCGCCTGGTCCATTACACCCGGCGGCAGACCATCTCCTCCCGGGAGATCCAGAGCGCCGTCCGCCTCCTGCTGCCgggggaactggccaaacacgcCGTCTCCGAGGGCACCAAGGCGGTcaccaagtacaccagctccaagtag
- the LOC121291342 gene encoding histone H1-like, with protein MADTLPARRKGRRAKAPQPPAQRSGSGTVSERILEAVAGSKQGRRGLSLAALKKMLSGSGYDVAANKWRLKQAVRSLVSKGSLVQTSGSGASGSFKLSSKGQKEEATRAEEKPRVRPPGRQRGRKAAAKGPKRRVAPRKMGRGAKGSRKARSPKGRKAARSPGKGGRQRAKPRKLAQPPEEEGKAPAPEEISASEETSQTCSEIQGKN; from the coding sequence ATGGCCGATACCCTGCCGgccaggaggaaggggaggagggccAAGGCCCCTCAGCCGCCGGCCCAGCGGAGCGGCTCGGGCACCGTGTCCGAGCGGATCCTGGAGGCGGTGGCGGGCAGCAAGCAGGGGCGTCGCGGCCTCTCGCTGGCCGCCCTCAAGAAGATGCTGTCGGGCAGCGGCTACGACGTGGCCGCCAACAAGTGGCGGCTCAAGCAGGCGGTCCGGAGCCTGGTCAGCAAAGGCTCCCTGGTCCAGACCTCGGGCAGCGGCGCCTCGGGCTCCTTCAAACTCAGCAGCAAAGggcagaaggaggaggccacccggGCGGAGGAGAAGCCGAGGGTGAGGCCCCCCGGCCGGCAGAGGGGCCGGAAAGCCGCGGCCAAGGGGCCCAAGAGGAGGGTCGCCCCCaggaagatggggaggggggcgAAGGGGAGCCGCAAAGCCAGAAGCCCCAAGGGGAGGAAGGCGGCCCGGAGCCCCGGGAAGGGCGGGCGCCAGCGGGCAAAGCCCAGGAAACTGGCCCAACCCCCGGAGGAAGAGGGCAAAGCTCCGGCCCCGGAGGAAATCTCCGCCTCTGAGGAAACCAGCCAAACCTGTTCGGAGATCCAGGGCAAAAACTGA